CAACGTGGATTCCCAGCTGGTTTCCCGCATTTGTTCCGGGTTTATGGCGGTGATCGGCACGCCGGATTTCGAAACCCGTCGCCGCATTGTTCTGCGCAAGGCCGAGGCAATGGGCGCCCAGGTCTCGGACGACGTGTCCAATCTGCTGGCTGAACGCATCACCAAAGACATCCGCCAGCTGGAAGGCTGTTTGAATAACCTGGTGCTCAAGGCGCGGCTGCTTAGACAAAACCTTTCCATGGAACTGGCCTGGGACATGCTGGACAACTACACCCAGACCAATCCCCGGCCGGATTATGATCAGATCATCAACTTTGTCTGCCGCACGTATGGACTGACTCAGGATCAACTGCGCTCCAAGAGCCGAAAGCAGCAGGTGGTGCTCGCCCGCGACACCGCGTTTTTCCTGGCCCGCAACCATACGGATCTTTCTCTGGCCGCCATTGGAGAACGTCTCGGCCGTCGTCATTCCACCGTGATCAAGGGGATTACCAAAGTGGAGCGGGAAATTTCCAGCCTCACACCGTTGGGCCGTCAGCTGAAGCAAACAGTGGAGCGCATGACGCCGTAGCCGTTTGCGTTTTGCTTACCGAAAAAAACGTGCGTTCCATGTGGGACGCACGTTTTTTTATGAGCGGGGTTCTTTGGGAGTCAGTCCGTATCCCGGGAACGGCGGAGCATCTCCCGGGCCTGCTCCGGGTCCATGCCCCGCTGCCGGGCGATGGTATCCAGATTTTCTTCAGCGTCGGACGGGCGCATGTATAACGGCGCAACAGCCTCATGCGAGTAGCGGATTTGTGGTGCGCAGGCCGCATCCAGAAGATCCTGGGCGGACGATGCATCCCATGCCGGACCAAGGTCACGAAACGCGATTTCTTGACGCAGGTCGGTGAAAAAAGCGGCGTTGCGGCGCAGTCCGCTTCCCAATACAGAAAGGGGCGCATCCGAGCGGTGAAGCGTTTCCAAATGGCGGGCTGCGTCCTCAATGGTTCCGGACCGTGGCGGTCCCAGTGGTTTGGCCTGTTGATCGAATCCCTGCACATAGACTTGGCGACGCCGGGAGTGGGTAACAACGGCCAGGGGACCGGCGAGCAGTGGTGCGGCGCGGCGGGCCAGGAGCGGCAGGTGGTCGATGCCTGCCTGGGGAAGGTCGTGTACCTCGGCAATGGCCGAGGCCAGCGCCAGGGACAGGCGGAGTCCGGTGAAGCTGCCGGGACCGCGGACGCAGGCGATGCGTTGAATGTGCTTGGTGGTCAGTCCCAAGGCGTCGAGCATGGACCGCAGGGATGGCGCGAGAAAGCGCACGGATTGCCCCGGTACGGTCCATTCCTGGGCCGCCAACAGGGTGGACCCTCCTTGAGGGGCGGGATGCCCCAGGACCAGTTGCAGACGTTCCTCAGCCCCGTTGAGGGCCAGTGTCAGTCCGTCAGGAGAAGAGGATGCGATGGATGTCATTATAGAACGTCAGAGCCATGAGGCCCAGGAGAAAGGTGAGTCCCACATACGTGGCGAACTGCCGGACCATGTCGTTTACGGGGCGTCCCGTAACGGCTTCGAATCCGAAAAAGAGAATATGGCCTCCGTCCAGCACCGGAATGGGCAACAGGTTGAGGATGCCCAGGTTGATGCTGATGAACGCGGCCAGCAACAGCACATCCACAAGACCGGCCCGGGCGTGTTTGCCCACGGCCTGAGCGATCATGATGGGACCGCCCACGCCCTTGAGTGACGCACGGCCTTCCACGATCATGAGAAAGCTTTTGGCCGTCATCTCAATGGAACTGATGGTTTTGCCCAGGGCCGCCCCGGTGCCGAGATCCCAGCCCAAGGAGCGTTCCAGCGGTTCCACGCCAAAGCTGACGCCGATTTTGGGGCGGGGTAAGATCTCGTCGTTCTTATCTTCTTCGTTAAGGAAGGTGGGTAGAACCAGAAATTCATGGTTCACACCGCCGCGCACGACGCTCAGGCGGACGGGGTTCTCACGGCTGAACAGAATGGTGGTAAGCAGGTCATTGGGCGAGTAAATCGCCTCGCCATCGATCCCTATGATGCGGTCGCCGGGTTCCATGCCTGCCATTTGGGCCGGGCTGTCGTCGAAGACCTCCTGAACCGGGAATTGGTAGAGGGTTACCTGACCCTGGGAGAGAAACAGCCCCCAATAGATAAACCAGCCGAGTACAAAGTTGAATACCGGGCCGGCCAACACCACCAAGAGGCGCTGCCAAGCCGGGCGCAACATGAACCGTTGATCTTCGGGGAAGTCGGTGTCTTCATCTACTGTTTCCTGGCTTTCTCCGGCCAGGCTGACGTATCCACCCAGCGGCAGGGCGGAAAGCCGATATTCGGTTTGCCCCATGGTGCGTTTGAACAGCACGGGACCGAACCCTAAGGAAAAGGACTTGACGCCCATGCCCAGGACACGGGCCATGAGGAAGTGTCCGAGTTCATGAAAAAATATCAATCCGCCCAGGACGAGGATCACTGCGATGGTACTGGTCATGATGCTTGCCCCTTTTTCGGGCTTTCTCCTTGCTGCTTTCCGGTCTTGCTCCCAGG
The Paucidesulfovibrio gracilis DSM 16080 DNA segment above includes these coding regions:
- the tsaB gene encoding tRNA (adenosine(37)-N6)-threonylcarbamoyltransferase complex dimerization subunit type 1 TsaB, with product MTSIASSSPDGLTLALNGAEERLQLVLGHPAPQGGSTLLAAQEWTVPGQSVRFLAPSLRSMLDALGLTTKHIQRIACVRGPGSFTGLRLSLALASAIAEVHDLPQAGIDHLPLLARRAAPLLAGPLAVVTHSRRRQVYVQGFDQQAKPLGPPRSGTIEDAARHLETLHRSDAPLSVLGSGLRRNAAFFTDLRQEIAFRDLGPAWDASSAQDLLDAACAPQIRYSHEAVAPLYMRPSDAEENLDTIARQRGMDPEQAREMLRRSRDTD
- the rseP gene encoding RIP metalloprotease RseP, which encodes MTSTIAVILVLGGLIFFHELGHFLMARVLGMGVKSFSLGFGPVLFKRTMGQTEYRLSALPLGGYVSLAGESQETVDEDTDFPEDQRFMLRPAWQRLLVVLAGPVFNFVLGWFIYWGLFLSQGQVTLYQFPVQEVFDDSPAQMAGMEPGDRIIGIDGEAIYSPNDLLTTILFSRENPVRLSVVRGGVNHEFLVLPTFLNEEDKNDEILPRPKIGVSFGVEPLERSLGWDLGTGAALGKTISSIEMTAKSFLMIVEGRASLKGVGGPIMIAQAVGKHARAGLVDVLLLAAFISINLGILNLLPIPVLDGGHILFFGFEAVTGRPVNDMVRQFATYVGLTFLLGLMALTFYNDIHRILFS